The sequence CTATTTCTTGAGTTGGAACTAATTTATGTTTTGGATAAAGATGAATTAAGCACAGAAAGGCAGAATAATGATAAATTGCTCGATTTGTCTGCTCATAAGTCCATTTTTCTCCTTCATCAGAGTCCATTAACTGATAAGCAATAGCCTTTAAGTCCAATTGCTGAAGTTTGTCGGTAAATAATTGAAGTTCCTGAGATAAACCTGACTGAGTTGATAACATAATTGCAATAATTGATTAATAAAGTTTTAAAGAAGCAATTTCATCAACAAAGAAGGTAGATACGCACAACTACAACTGTGCAACGCCGATTTAAACCCTGTTATTTACTTTTAATCAAGCCAATGAAAGACTGAATATTTGATATTTGAATTACATTCACCGCTATATTCGTTAATAAAGAGATATACTCCCTATTACTATTATAAATTAATTATCAAGCCCCTGAATCTAAGATTGTTAGATAACGCTCGAATCGTTAATCCAAAATCGAATTTGCTTCTATGATTGAATTCAAATTAATATTGAATATTTCTGATTCCAATTTATAAAGTGTCACAGCCTAAATTTGATTATTTGGTATATTGTACTGTTGACAATATCTGATGCGATGCGATAAAACTTTTTGATTAAGGCATATTAGATATATATTTGGTTAAATAAAAAAAAGTTACTAAAATAATCGCTGTTTTGAGCGTGAGACAAAATAAATCGCTATTTGAAGTTTAAATTCCAATGAATGAAACTGTCACACTAAAAACTTGGAAATTTTGGAGATTAATCAAGTTTATTAGTGATATCATTGCTGTGCATAATGCATCGCTAGAAAAATACAATGCAGTATAAAGAAATCAGGTATGGACTTATCCAAGATTGCACTGCTATTATTCAAAGCTGTTTTACAAGAGGCAAAAAACTCCCATAGAGCTTCGGAGTCTGGTTATTCTATATATAATCTTCTCTTTTGGATTATTGCAGAAAAAATTGCGGAATCGCAATTAGAAGCGATTTTGCACGATCTGATAGATTTAGCTAATCGCGATCTTGAGAAGGAAAATCAATCAAGCAATACAATACAGCAGTACTACGCAGAAAAAATATCTGTTGAAAAAAAAGATATACATAGCACGCTGCAAAATTTGATTACTATATATAATTATCAAGAGTTAATCAAAAATCAAAATACAGCTAAGCTTGATAAATTTAAATCTATTTACCACAATTTACCAGCCCGCGATTGCAATGGATTTGTTGGCAGGAGTACAGAAATCAAAGAATTGCTGGAGTTGCTTTCTTTTGAAAGTCTTACTCCCCGGATAAGCATCGAAGGTTTGGGGGGTGTGGGAAAGACGACTTTAGTCTTAGATATTGCTTATCGTTATTTGCAAGCGGGTAAAAATAGCCATTCTCCTTTTGAAGCCATAGTGTTCACCTCCGCGAAACCGCAACACTTTACAAATAAAGATATTTTTCCGCAACTTTTGCGCCAGAGAACTCTTCAAGATATTTTGCGGGCTATTGCACGTACTATAAAATGTCCCGATACTGTAACCACTAACTTTAAAGAGACTTACGAGCAAGTTTATAGTCGTTTGGCAAATATGCCAACTTTATTAATAGTAGATAATTTAGATGCTTTGGAACACGAGCAAGAAGTTATCAATTTTTTGTCTGAATTACCTGCGACGGTAAAAGTTATTATTACCAGTCGAGAAACAACCCCCTTTACTCGAATTTGCTTACATCCTTTAACTCAAACTGAAGGATTGACTTTAATTCAAAATCAAGCCACAGAAAAAAATGTAGAATTAACCTTGAAGGAATCCCGACAACTTTATCAAGCTACTGGGGGAATTCCCGCCGCAATCGTATATGCTGTAGGACAATTAGCATTTGGCTATCGATTTGCTGATGTTTGTCCTCAGATGATGAATCATCAAGGCGATTTTTCACGTTTTTATTTTGACAATTCGATCCAAACTCTCAAAGGAGATTCATCTCATCTAATTTTGATGGCTTTAGCGCTGTTTCCCAAAGCTACGATGTTTGAATCAATTTGCAGTGTTGTAGGGATAAAAGATAATCACCAAGCTTTAGATGCTTTAGCTAAATTGCAACAGCTTTCTTTAGTTACTTGCCATCGGGGATATTATAATATATTACCTTTAACTCGGGAATATGCTCTCTCAGAATTAGTTGCAAACCCCGAATTTGCATCGCTGGTACGCAAACGGTGGGTGAATTGGTATCTCGATTTTGCTCAAAAATACGGTGGAAAATATGAGAAAGAATGGAATGAATATCACGAGTTAGAAGCAGAATGGGAAAATATTTGTGAAGTGATGGAATGGTGTATTGCTAAAGATGAATACGCTAATGCGTACATTCTGTGGCAACATATAAATTGCTATACTTATTCTCAAGGATATCGCCGAAATCGTCTTCATTATTGGGATACTCCTCTACACTGGTTGGAATGGTTAATTGAAGCGGCTCAAAAAAGGCAAGATTTATCTAATGCTGCTAGAATGATGAGCGATTATGCTTGGAAATTAATTTTAATCGGACAGCCGCAACATTTGAATCAAGCAGATAGTTTGCTAGCTGAATCTTGGAAACTCCGCCTTCATTTAACTGCTAGCGAGCAAGCGAATTTAGCAATTCATATTTTGGTTTGGTACATTCAACTCAAACAATTTGGATTTGCAACATTTTGGATTAACCAAGTTGAAACTATCCTAGATGATTCCTATATTGAAGATTCTGTGTCAATTCGTATTTCTCTGCAACTTCTTTACTATAAAGGAGAAATTTATTACAAAAATGGTGACTATCAAAGAAGTCAATTACTATTTCAAGAAATTGTCGAACAATCTCGAAATATTGGCTGGCAACGAATGATATTTCTCGCTAAAGACTTTTTAGCAGATATATCAATTAAACAAGGAAAATTACAACAAGCACAGCAGTTCTTAATGGAAGGGATGCAAACAGCCCAAGAAAATAGAGATAGCTGTAGTAGAGCTTATATGATGCGTTCTTTAGCGAGATTAGAACTTCATCAAGGTAACTTGTATTTAGCGTTGTCTTGGGCAAATCAAGCAAAAGCCAGTTTTAATAGTTTGGGTATGCTTTCCGAAGCCGAAGAAACTCAATCTTTACTAGCATTTGGCAATAGTTAAATTTACGATTTAAGTCATATTTCCCAAGATTAAAACCTATCTGTTGCATCAATCAAAGCACTTTGAATACCCGGTTCAGTCATAGAATGTCCGGCATCGGGAACCACAATAAACTCAGCTTCCGACCAAACTTTGTGTAATTCCCAAGCCGACACCATCGGACAAACTACATCGTATCTTCCCTGAACAATGACAGCCGGAATATGACGTATTTTATCAACATTTAAAAGCAATTGGTCTTCTCTTTCAAAAAATCCCTTATTTACAAAATAATGACATTCAATTCTGGCGAAAGCATCAGCAAAAGCGCTTTCACCAAAAGTATTCATTAAAGATTTATCTAAAAACAATTTACTAGTACTTGCTTCCCAAATTGACCAATCTTTTGCTGCTTCCTGCCTGACTTGTTTATCTTCACTAGTCAATCTTTTATAATAAGCATTTAACAAATCACCTCTTTCTTCTGGGGGAATTGGCTTTAAATATTCCTCCCAAGCATCGGGGAAAATATTGCTCGCACCTTCTTGATAAAACCAATGCAATTCCTTTTGACGCAGCATAAAAATACCGCGTAAAATCAAACCCGTGCAGCGCTCCGGATGAGTTTGACTGTAAGCCAGGGAAAGCGTACTTCCCCAACTTCCACCAAACACAACCCACTTATCTATTCCTAAATGCTCGCGTAATCTTTCAATATCGCCGACTAAATCCCAAGTTGTGTTTTCCCGTAATTCTGCATGAGGAGTACTTTTACCGCAACCACGTTGATCGAACATGATTAAACGCCATTTTTCCGGATTAAAATACTGACGATAATAACTCGGACATCCACCACCAGGACCGCCATGCAATACTACAATAGGTTTACCCTGGGGATTCCCCGACTCTTCAAAATAAATTGTATGTAAATCCGAAACCTGTAATTTACCTTCTTGATAAGCTTCCCTTGGTGGATATAATTCGCGCATAATCAGTGAGCAGTTATCAGTTATCAGTTATCAGTGAGCAGTGAGCAGTGAGCAGTGAGCAGTGAGCAGTTATCAGTAAAGAAATTAATTAGGGGTTTTGATTCCTTATTTGATTTAGGTTCACGCAATAACTGTTAGGGTATTATTGCAGAAAACCATAAACTAACAACTGACAGCGTTCATCTCCCAAAATATACCTTAATTACTGCTAACTGCTCACTGTTAACTGTTCACCGTTAACTGTTCACTGATTCAATATGGCTAAACAACGAGTTTTTTCTGGAGTACAACCAACAGGTAATTTACATTTGGGTAACTATTTAGGAGCAATTCGCAACTGGATAGAAATTCAAAACCAGTATAAAGACGAATATGAAAATTATTTTTGTATCGTAGATTTACATGCAATTACCGTACCGCAAGACCCCAAAAAGTTGGCGGCAAATACTTATCATTTAGCTGCAATTTATTTGGCGTGCGGTTTGGATTTAAATTATTCTAATATCTTCGTACAGTCTCACGTTCCCGCCCACAGCGAATTAACCTGGTTGTTTAACTGTATCACTCCCCTCAACTGGTTGGAAGATATGATTCAGTACAAGGAAAAAGCAATCAAGCAGGGTGAAAACGTAAACGTGGGTTTGCTGGATTATCCCGTACTGATGGCTGCTGATATTTTGCTGTATCAAGCTGACAAAGTTCCTGTAGGTGAAGACCAAAAACAACACTTAGAATTAACAAGAGATATTGTCAATAGATTTAATCATCAATTCGGTAAACCAGAAAAACCTGTATTAAAATTACCAGAGCCGATAATTCGTAAAGAAGGGGCGAGGGTAATGAGTTTGACAGACGGTACCAGTAAAATGTCTAAGTCCGACCCCTCAGAATTAAGTCGGATTAACTTGACAGATACCCCAGCTGAAATTACCAAGAAAATCAAACGCTGTAAAACTGACCCAGTTCGCGGTTTAGAGTTTGATAATCCCGAGCGCCCCGAATGCAATAATTTATTAACTTTGTATATGCTGCTTTCCGGTAAAACCAAAGAAGAAGTAGCAGCAGAATGTCAAGATATGGGCTGGGGTCAATTTAAGCCCTTGTTAGCAGAAACTGCTGTTAATGCCCTGCAACCCATTCAAGAGAAGTATCAAGCTGTAATGGACGATAAAGCTTATCTAGAGCAGGTTTTACGCGACGGTAGAGAAAAAGCCGAGGCGATCGCCAATCAAACTTTGCAAAAAGTAAAATCGGCATTAGGCTTCTCTATGCCTCTATAAGCTTTCCTGTAGCAGTCATATGTGATAGAGCTGTACCAAGTATCGAAATATAACAATAATTATGCTTGGTACGCTAAATCCGACTCAATTAACAACATTCCGTGCGTCAGCACAAGCTGGGGAATTCCTAATTACTGCTGAAGTCGCACCACCAAAAGGCGGTAATCCACAACACATGGTAGAAATGGCGGCGACTCTTAAGGGGAGAGTTCATGCCGTCAATATTACCGATGGTAGCCGCGCAGTTCTACGGATGTCTTCTTTTGCAGCATCTGTAATATTACAGCAACAGGGAATCGAGCCGATATGTCAAATGGCTTGTCGAGACAGAAACCGCATTGGTTTACAAAGTGACTTGATGGGCGCTCATGCTTTAGGCATCCGCAATATTTTAGCTTTGACCGGCGATCCAGTAAAAGCGGGAGACCACCCCGACGCAAAAAGCGTGTTCGATTTAGAATCAGTACGTTTACTGCAATTAATTGAAAAACTAAACAATGGCTTTGATAGTAACGATAAAGCCTTAACTGACGGAGCCACCGACTTATTTGTAGGAGCCGCAGTAGATCCACAATGTCGTAGTTGGAGCGGTTTACAAAAAAGATTCGAGCGTAAATTAGCAGCAGGAGCGCAATTTTTCCAAAGTCAAATGATTACAGACTTTGAACTTTTGGAGAAATTTATGACTCAAATTGCCGCAGGTTGTAACAAACCAATTCTAGCGGGAATTTTTCTCTTTAAGTCGGCAAAAAATGCTCGGTTTATTAATAAATGCGTTCCTGGGGTGACAATTCCCGAGCATATAATTGATAGATTAGAACAAGCTAAAAATCCTTTAGAAGAAGGAATGAAAATCGCAGCCGAACAGGTACAAATTGCCCAAGAATTGTGTCAAGGTGTGCATATGATGGCGGTGAAACGCGAAGATTTGATAGTGCCAATATTGGATATGGCTGGAGTGAAAGCGGTTAGGAAATTTTAGGTTTTAGTTAAACCTCACCCCGCCCGACCGGCACCCCTCTACTTGTTAAGGGAGAGGGGAGAGAGAAGTAGTTCTCGTTACAAGGCTCTGCTTTGTAATGCATAGCTTGAGGCTCTGCCTTTAGCATCAATTGAAGGCAGAGCCTTCATAAATGGGTTCCCAGCCAGAGACTGGGAACCAGTCAAAAATACAGAGACTGGGAACCAGTCAAAAATAATAAAAAATTATTTTAAAATGACAGACGAAGATAACGAATCGGAAATACTGCATACCGATTTTACTCAAGCATTTGAAGAATTATATTCTCATCAATTAACTATTCCCCGTCTTGATATTAATATTCGCAATAATTTTGTAGATAGTAAGTTGGGTTAGATGCAGGAAAAACTTAATAAGTAAATAACAATTGCGACTGCGTCGTAACCCAACATCAAGTTTTGAATGCAGCGAGTTATTTTGTTGGCTCTTTGACACTTACTTTGATTTTAATTATTTTGTTGAGTTTTCCGCTCTGATGTTGGGTTTCGTCCCTTAACCCAACCTACTAACTAATATTCAGATTGCTCAAGAAACAGAAGCGAATATCATAATATTTAATTCAAGCAGTGCAAATAGTTGTGCTTCCTACATTGGTTATGACGTAATAGGGAATATTGTTAGTGTTGTAACTGATTTTTTCTTAATGTCTGATTTTCCAATATTTGAAGAAGATTAGAGATAGAAAAAGTAATCACTGAAAACAACCCTAATCCTCTTTCCCCGAAGCTCCCACATTCGCAATTTCATAACCATCCGGATAACTACGAATGGGAGAATCAATATAAAAATCAGAAGTCAACCTGGGAGGAAACAAACGCAATACCCTAGCCCGAATTTTTAAACTATTTGCAACTGCATTTCGCAAGAAATTAGAAGGATGTTCAAATCCAAAAGCATCAAGCATACTATCGTCAAGTAAAGCCAATGTTGCAGGTTTTAAAGCAGAATGCATCCACGAAGGGAACCAACTTAAAAATAAGTTTTGTGTAGCTTCACCCACTCGACGGTTACTTTCTGCAAAACGGAAATATTTTTCTTCGTAATCGAGATTATAGCGTTCAAATTCTTCATAGGTTTCAGGAATGTCTTGAATATGCATCCTAATACCTACTTCCCGCCAAAAATAAAAAGATGATAGCTTTTCATTATCGCACATTGCACGCCAACCGAAACGAGCATTCCAACGAATTGGATCGTATATAAAAGTTGAAAGCACGTAGAGAAAATCTTCGTTAGCAATTTTAAACCGAGAATGAATCGCATTCATTCGTTCGATTGCTTGTTTACCGCGAGTATCATCGTAACCCCACTTACTAATCTCAACAACAATAATTGAGGTATCGTCATAGCGTTTTTGTGGACGTTTGTTAAATTCTTGGGTTTTATCCAGCAATTTAGAAACACTCGGAACGCAGAAAGTTCGCATCAAAGCAACTTCCAACGAACGAACCATATCCCAAGGGAACTCATACCCCGTCATTAAATGGTAAATCTGACAATGATCGCTTACAGCATCAAGTTGTTTAATTTCATGGAGATTATTGTAGCGTTTGGGATGCACTGTGAATTATTTCCTAAATCAGAAATGATAAAAATTATAAAATTAATCAATGTTTAGCTTGGTCTGTTAAAAACGAAGCTACAAAATATCAAGTTAAGTCTCTATTCTATTTAACAATATGATGTTTGGGAAATACTTAACCAACACAAGAAAACTAGCGACATCATGGTTAGATGTGACCCGCATAATAAAAAAATACAACATCTCCGCTGTCAGCTTTGCTTAAATGTTGCTCAAAACCATCAATAACCGCTTGACGTGTTGCAGATTCATTTGTTAACTTTTGCGTAACTAATTCCCATGTCTTTTTATTTCCATTATCATCAGAAATCTTGTGTTGAGTCGCAACCTCTAAATATTTTTCTATTGCCTTAATATCATTAACACAACCCTTTAGCAAACTCACTCCCGATTCAGGAGCATATTCATCAATACCAACAAGTAAAGCGTAAATTTTGTTAGCCATTCCTCTTCTCCTATCTGAGCATGTAATTTTCTGTTCTGAGTAATAGTATTAATTGCTCACTTTCCTTTGAGAGTCTTTCTTAGCCAAATATCTTGTACAATTTACTCAAAAACCTCGGCATTACAATTAAGAGTCTTACAGCAGAAATCGTATAACGATTACTGTCTTAACTTTTAAGCATTGTCCCTATATATATAGGTACAGAAAAAATTAACTTATGCAGTTAGAGGATGTTTGAAAAGTATAGTTTTTAGCCCAACTTTCGGATTATCCCCCCTTCCCCCCTTAAAAAGGGGGGTAACGGCTCCCCCTTTTTTAAGGGGGATTTAGGGGGATCTTAAGATTTACGAGTTTTATTTATGACTTCCCAAACATCCTCTTAGGTTGGTTAGTGATGGGGTAAAGGGGGGATAAAATAATTTTTATTTACCTTTTGGGGAATACGTCTGTGTTAGCACTGCATCTCCCGAAGG comes from Rivularia sp. PCC 7116 and encodes:
- a CDS encoding methylenetetrahydrofolate reductase, coding for MLGTLNPTQLTTFRASAQAGEFLITAEVAPPKGGNPQHMVEMAATLKGRVHAVNITDGSRAVLRMSSFAASVILQQQGIEPICQMACRDRNRIGLQSDLMGAHALGIRNILALTGDPVKAGDHPDAKSVFDLESVRLLQLIEKLNNGFDSNDKALTDGATDLFVGAAVDPQCRSWSGLQKRFERKLAAGAQFFQSQMITDFELLEKFMTQIAAGCNKPILAGIFLFKSAKNARFINKCVPGVTIPEHIIDRLEQAKNPLEEGMKIAAEQVQIAQELCQGVHMMAVKREDLIVPILDMAGVKAVRKF
- a CDS encoding ATP-binding protein, giving the protein MDLSKIALLLFKAVLQEAKNSHRASESGYSIYNLLFWIIAEKIAESQLEAILHDLIDLANRDLEKENQSSNTIQQYYAEKISVEKKDIHSTLQNLITIYNYQELIKNQNTAKLDKFKSIYHNLPARDCNGFVGRSTEIKELLELLSFESLTPRISIEGLGGVGKTTLVLDIAYRYLQAGKNSHSPFEAIVFTSAKPQHFTNKDIFPQLLRQRTLQDILRAIARTIKCPDTVTTNFKETYEQVYSRLANMPTLLIVDNLDALEHEQEVINFLSELPATVKVIITSRETTPFTRICLHPLTQTEGLTLIQNQATEKNVELTLKESRQLYQATGGIPAAIVYAVGQLAFGYRFADVCPQMMNHQGDFSRFYFDNSIQTLKGDSSHLILMALALFPKATMFESICSVVGIKDNHQALDALAKLQQLSLVTCHRGYYNILPLTREYALSELVANPEFASLVRKRWVNWYLDFAQKYGGKYEKEWNEYHELEAEWENICEVMEWCIAKDEYANAYILWQHINCYTYSQGYRRNRLHYWDTPLHWLEWLIEAAQKRQDLSNAARMMSDYAWKLILIGQPQHLNQADSLLAESWKLRLHLTASEQANLAIHILVWYIQLKQFGFATFWINQVETILDDSYIEDSVSIRISLQLLYYKGEIYYKNGDYQRSQLLFQEIVEQSRNIGWQRMIFLAKDFLADISIKQGKLQQAQQFLMEGMQTAQENRDSCSRAYMMRSLARLELHQGNLYLALSWANQAKASFNSLGMLSEAEETQSLLAFGNS
- the pip gene encoding prolyl aminopeptidase, which translates into the protein MRELYPPREAYQEGKLQVSDLHTIYFEESGNPQGKPIVVLHGGPGGGCPSYYRQYFNPEKWRLIMFDQRGCGKSTPHAELRENTTWDLVGDIERLREHLGIDKWVVFGGSWGSTLSLAYSQTHPERCTGLILRGIFMLRQKELHWFYQEGASNIFPDAWEEYLKPIPPEERGDLLNAYYKRLTSEDKQVRQEAAKDWSIWEASTSKLFLDKSLMNTFGESAFADAFARIECHYFVNKGFFEREDQLLLNVDKIRHIPAVIVQGRYDVVCPMVSAWELHKVWSEAEFIVVPDAGHSMTEPGIQSALIDATDRF
- a CDS encoding oxygenase MpaB family protein; protein product: MHPKRYNNLHEIKQLDAVSDHCQIYHLMTGYEFPWDMVRSLEVALMRTFCVPSVSKLLDKTQEFNKRPQKRYDDTSIIVVEISKWGYDDTRGKQAIERMNAIHSRFKIANEDFLYVLSTFIYDPIRWNARFGWRAMCDNEKLSSFYFWREVGIRMHIQDIPETYEEFERYNLDYEEKYFRFAESNRRVGEATQNLFLSWFPSWMHSALKPATLALLDDSMLDAFGFEHPSNFLRNAVANSLKIRARVLRLFPPRLTSDFYIDSPIRSYPDGYEIANVGASGKED
- the trpS gene encoding tryptophan--tRNA ligase, with the protein product MAKQRVFSGVQPTGNLHLGNYLGAIRNWIEIQNQYKDEYENYFCIVDLHAITVPQDPKKLAANTYHLAAIYLACGLDLNYSNIFVQSHVPAHSELTWLFNCITPLNWLEDMIQYKEKAIKQGENVNVGLLDYPVLMAADILLYQADKVPVGEDQKQHLELTRDIVNRFNHQFGKPEKPVLKLPEPIIRKEGARVMSLTDGTSKMSKSDPSELSRINLTDTPAEITKKIKRCKTDPVRGLEFDNPERPECNNLLTLYMLLSGKTKEEVAAECQDMGWGQFKPLLAETAVNALQPIQEKYQAVMDDKAYLEQVLRDGREKAEAIANQTLQKVKSALGFSMPL